A stretch of DNA from Cannabis sativa cultivar Pink pepper isolate KNU-18-1 chromosome X, ASM2916894v1, whole genome shotgun sequence:
TACTTGGTCTCGAGCCAATCCGACTATTACACTTGGTTTGTACACTAAGGGCTTTCACAATTGATATGTGTCGCTTTCGTCTTCCAATGTGTTCAGTCCTTGATGCCTCGCAATTCGCATTCAgcgacatatggtttctcgctAATATGCTAAGCACCAGTTTGTATATTGATTCCTCCCCTAAGACCTTATAGTCTACaggttacaaatatactctgatactcacgtaattaattagttattccATATAAAGCGATTGCGTTGATCCATATTCCCCTTATcgtgacacgtgtcctccactGAGATGGCAGCCGAATTTCGAGTATAACAACAAGAAACAAGACTTTTGCCATCACAAAAATACGTTGGCAAAAGTTAGGTATTATGCTGGTAAAACAGGATTTACTTTTGCCAACGCATTTTTATGCTAGTGAAAGGGGTTGGCAAATCTGTGTTGGTATTGAAACTTTTGCCAGTGTAAAATGAAAAGCGCCGCCAAAAATGACTTTTGCCAGTGCATTATTGCGTTGGTAAAAGTCTAACTTTCACCAGCGCAAATGTTCGCTGGAAaaagttgtaacgccctaaactatagggacgccacgtgtgtgattttataaactagtttaaagctaatagatttactaattattaaaaaccgtgataatattaaaaacttaactaaaacaaaacactaaaaacggacaatataacgacataaaaagcgtgtttcgggaatccctgttataaaaagttttgctaaagaaatatatacgacaaccatttaaacacaaaatcaatatacacagcagatacaaccagcctaaaacaactcctggcaactcggcacgcaggccggcgaggtcaatatgtacattgctggagaagactgtcacTTCATGGTTGATCAAGCTTTtatttgcctttacctgcaccacatagcacccgtaagtcacaaggactcagcaagaaaagtaataataataataatcatatagtttattattcgaatattgtcatttatatacaataagaatcaaaccatcacacactgctcataagatgaaatccaaattatTACtagcatctgccacgaataaacatcaatatacagatatttggtaatacaaaactattacaccaataatagaattcatattcatttaatcatataaataatatatatgttacctcataaagcaaccatcttcataaGATCacgttgcctaattaggcaagtcgatgctttaatctgataatcttgtattgcatcgcctaatcaggcaagcccgtgccatagcctggcacccatatatcgcataactgcatcacctaatcaggtgagcctgtgccaaaaacctgcacccatatatcatataattgcatcacttaatcaggtgagcccgtgtaACAATCTgacaccaatatatcgcattgTCTAATTAGATGAGCTCGTACCTGtgcccggtacttatcatatgtcactgacgcccgtacttacgcccagtacgtcaccaggaaaattgcatcacctaatcaggtgagcccgtacctacactcggtactcatcatatatcactaacgcccgtacttacgcccagtacgtcgctaggaaaatcgcatcacttAATTaggtgagctcgtacctacactcggtactcatcatatatcattgGCGTCCGTACTTACACATAGTACGTCaccaggaaaatcgcatcacctaattaaGTGAGCctgtacctacactcggtactcatcatatatcactaacgcCCGTACTTATGGCCAgtagtacgtcgccaggaaaatcgcatcacctaatcaggtgagcccatatatcacatgcataatattatcacattatcattactcaaccaattagtcttttcattatataacaatattaactatatctcaatattaatcaatttatAACGATACTAATTGTTACAACGTACTAtgtagtacaatatacttttcttacctctaATCTAGGTTCATACATTtcggccaacccaagtggagaactatccctgatgatctcggccctatgtcacaacaacggtaaaccaataagtgtttattccaaaacactatttaatattcacataagataATCTaaggttttctaccaaaccctgcagtataaatacactaaaatagaACTTATATTTttgctctaaaacatacaccatattgtagagctctccgtaagcttcgaaacggtatatagaatgtccaaaacggacacctgagtcaaaagttatgacaaaaatacgatttctgatctcttaggaatttctaaaaactataaaactcgaaaattccaatttttgcactcaccgaaacactaccaaaacttatccaaatcactccaaactttaTAGGGcgcatatataccataaatattaccatccttacgtaacagaaataaaaatcgagcccttaaatgaaaaacgccattaacgttcggattAAGCTTTCAAAAGTTCAAAACTCGATTTCTTACtcaaaatcacctcaaattcaacaagtaaacatcaaaactagtcccatgactacctgAGAATAATCCTATAAGttcagaaccttcataactattctaattcacaaaactcctatacgaaaccaattgtttttaaacttaaaacgaaattaaatcaTACCTTAACCTTTCCCTCTTTAAGGATTTTCTATACCGCTACTATCAGGTTTCAGgttgaaaattaaagaaaatggatagaaaaaaaaatttgttgaaGGAGAAGGAAgagggtttcgttcgtcgttCTTCTCTACTGtcatatattaaaacttaatatatatatatataatataagtaaACGAAACTATcagtttaatatattaaaataataataatataataattataatatataataataatattattaataataaaataatactactaataatataataatattaataaaaactttattattaatagttatcttacTATTTCTTAGCTATTAAGAAATTTCTACTTCTAGGGTATTTAGCCAACTCCGAGTATCCCAAAATATCTcggtatttctaaaatcaacttatcccaataatcccatcaatatttctaactaaaacttttgtgacatttttgacctccaatcgggtctccaggaTCAGcgaactttaaaatatttttatttcacaagtaacttatattatatccacgtattttaaataaatctccgtaattaacaaattacgcctATATATCCATATCCACTTATCGAGTCTTCAGGGTCACctaacctgaaaatatttttattccacatatagctcatattacattatataaatctccgtaatttacaaattacgcttatttactcacttatagcaaaatttaaattttatgctaaaataaactaataggatcataatcccacttattatctaattaacccataatataaatataaaccctaattattaacCATTAGACTTATCAGAATATTACAAAAGTcttacttttaccagcgcattaaCGCGTTGACAAAAGtctaacttttaccagtgcGTACATATGCTGGGAAAAATCTTACTTTTGCCAGCGCATTAATGTGTTGGCAAAAGTCACTTTTGATGGATAGATATTTGACTTTTGCCAACACAATAATGCACTGgtaaaactttgtaatttaatttttttatttaatattattatataatttaaaatttttatcaattatttttaaattgaaataaataaaaaaaaataaaacaagaaagcttaattataaataattacacaataaaatataattttaaattgttCTAATTATACATGTATAATATTGTTATAATTGTCTAAAAGTTAGTAAATAAACATATGCTTAAAATACTGTTAAGCAAAAATTTCACatgtaaaatattaaaataaatacaaaacacAATTTCACCTATGTTGAATTTATAGCATAAGAGTTTATCAATTTAAATTCGACCCATCCAAGATTATAATAATAACCTCTTAATTACAATCCTTTTATTTAAAGGAGATACCCTTTGATTCCAATTACGATGATATTAAATGATTTGAAATAAATTAGGGAAATTTGGGGTAAATTTGGAATTGCAGCTGAACACAGTCAATTTAATTAACCGAGCTGCCTACATACCTTCTTTGTGAAGGATCAAGCCACTTGTAGTTCAGAATGCGGTATTTTagaatttgaataaagaatttcGGTATATGGCCACTTTCAAGAATTCTTTGCTCTTttgaaaatttggaaaaaattcCTAGGTGTATGACCTTTTATGGAATTTTGAGAGTTGTGTTTTATACCATTTTTGTGGTATTAGTGACTGCACTTAGTCTTAGCAACTAAGTTGCCTACGTATCCTTTTATAGGAATCAAGTCAAACGTTGTTCCAAGAGTATTAAAAGATTTTGTATCTTCGATAACTTTGTAGAGAATTAACTtactttgatattttgaggtaaaTGACCTCATTTGGGATTTTTGAGGTAGATGACCTCATTTGAATTTTgttgaggtgaatgacctctttGTGAATTTTAGAAATTGGGATTGTACCTAATCTTAGCAATTAGGTTACCTACGTATCCTTTTGAAAGGAATCAAATCGAACGTAGTTCATAGCATATTTTGTGATGCTTTGATAATTAagaggtgaatgacctcttATTTTGGGATGCCATTTAATTTGTTATGACTTTGAATTTTAGTgcactatttaattttttttaggtaaaattaccctttttgagattttttgtgAGATTAATGAGCTCTTTCAAATTTtgtgaggtgaatgacctctttAATATTCCAAGATTAATTTTGATGAGCTCATTTAGAATTTTGTACCATTTTTTATGACTTTaaaattttaccactttttgtgATAAAATTTGGGCCTTAAAATTTCtttattatcattttaaaaaataaagaaattatttaacagatatttaaattaattatttttaaaaatctgaaaacaATTAATAGATTTTTATTATCAGTtgaattatcatttttttttataatttaaatttaaatctaaATTATAAACCGAATTGTGCACGATTTTGACAAATAAGATATTACTATCTTATAATTCAAATTTCAATCATCTTAGGATATTATCTCTTTGAATTTATGTACTTTAAATCAAAAGAAATATAAATTGACATTCCTCAACAAAAGTCTTAGGCTTGGTAAATTCAATTGATTTTCTTTTGTtctttacaatatatataatacgaATACATGACTATATTTCTCTTTTGACTCAGCATACAAGCTTTCTTTTTCCAATTCATCGGGGGAATTCTCTTAAGGCTTTTGGAATCTGATTCAAAATTTTACATGCACTTGAATATATGTAAGTTACTTgctcttttattatttatagagaaaaaaaaactgcCAAAATTTATAGAGAAATATCTCAACAAATTTCTGTCGAGAGTTAGCGATTGAACATAAATCACTTATAAAATTTTGACAGTGTAATAATTCTCGGGAAATTTACACCCATTACTgtttttttccattttattacatttttactgttGCACGGCAAATACAACATTTAtactattgttttttttttttttggcagtttACTGCCTTTTAAACTTTAGCCGTGTGTTTGTTTTTCATTGCCACTTGTCACGATAGGGTTTTgccacgttttttttttttttttaaaaaaaaaaaaattaattgttttgatTTTGACGGTTATGTGTTCTGATCAAAAAGTGttgtatttatgtatttttcttttattttttttatattattttcgaatctaaattttgtaattggtaTTCTCTCTCACCTCAACTGTTCATCTTCTTCCCCATTTTCAGTTTGCTTAGACGGTTGTAATAGTGGGtagttttttcatttaaaaaatttcaaatcccATCCCACTATCTTAAACTTCCCTCTCATTTTCCCtcccatttttattatttttgtctatAAATACCTTCATAGTTCTTCATAATGGCCGTTACTCGTTCATCACCATCTCCGGCCAAAGttacaaaacccagaaaacaatcGCAGAAAACCAGACCCAAATCAAAAATGggtaaaaaaaatctgaaagaGAACCCTCCTAGCCCCACTTCCCCTTCTGTTAAAAGAAAAACCATTGCTGGACCTTCGAAGAACACTCGAGGAAAAAGACCTCGAACTGTTGTTGAAAATTCAGACTCAGATTTTGAGTTGGATTCTGAATTTCTTAAGTCGCCTGTTTCTGTTAaggtattttactatttatctgttgttgtttttgaggttttttgtttttttgttaaattcgaTATTTGAGGTTCATATATCTgggtatttgtttgtttttgtttatgtatttgtaattgttttatatatattgttcgatttatttatgtgtttttgttaattttttatttgttgttttgttggtgttgttattttttattttagggcAAGGGTAAATCCCCCGTGAAGGTGTTGCCATCATCGTGTTTCGAAGAAATTCCTGTTAATAGGATTGTTGAGGTTTGTCATGTTATGCATTCTGTTctatgtttttttgttgtttttttgttgttgttattttcgtAGTGTTTTTTGGTGTTTTATCAGTGTTTTCATTGTTCTGTTTTTTAGGATTGGGAATTCAAGTACACTCGATCTCAATTTTATCATTCTAGAGTAGTAACATCTGGTTATTACTCGTACTTGGTgacattaagagaattttaatcgaaagccaattggaaattttttcaaaatccgtGTTTGGTTATTTTCTTCGAATTCCTGAGTACATAATTCATTACCAATTGCTGCATTGTTTGCTGTTGAGGGAGGTTCAGCAGCCTAATGGGTTGGagttttgggtttgtgtccaagggAAATACCTTAGGTTTAGTATCGAAGAATTTGCGTTGGTCACGGGGTTAGATTGTCATGTTGATTCTGATTTTTATCGCCTTAAGCAAGATGATAATGAATTGGTCAAATCTTGTTTTAAGGGGTACAAAAATTACCAAGGGTGCTATTCAGACTGCTTTTATTGCTGACAATCTTAAGGATAACGACGATCTTGCAATCAAGTTGGCTGTATTGTATTTTGTGCAGTGTTATTTGTTAGGTGGTCCCCCTGGTAAAGTTGTTTCGTCTGAGGAAATAGATGTTGTGGATAGTGGTCGATATAATGAATTTGGGTGGGGCAAGCATTGTTTTGATATCACTATGCATTCTTTGAAGGGTAAGATAGATTCTGGTTATAAGAGGGTAGTTCGTAGTGACGAGGATGGTGGGTATTACAGGTTATTGGGTTTTCCTTTGGCTATTCAATTCTGGTTTTTCGAGTGTTGCCCGTATGTTATTGGGAAACTATCCTTGTACTCAAATGTTGGCATTCCAAGGATTTTGAATTGGCCTAAATTACCCAAGGACAAGGAGGGTATGGTGAAAATGGATGTCATGAACACCCTCATTTTCGATCGGTCTTTGAAAGAGGTAATCctgttgttttttattatttttccactgttgttttaatgttgtttttgtatacattatttatactttatgtttttattgttgttgttattttataatttcagttTCATGTGCATATtgttttttgttggtttttgttGTTTCAGTTAAAATTAAGAAACCTCACTCCAACTTCCGTTGAGAGATTGAGTTTGAGCCTCACTGATTTTTTTCTCTGGTGAGACTACTCCCGAGGCtgtgaaattcaaaattaaaggtGGTTCCAAGCCTGCTGGTCAACCTGGCTTGATGGGTTCTTCTTCATCAACTGCTCATGAGAATGTCTCCCGAGTTGAGTTTGAGGAATTTAAAAGTGTTTATCTGTTGTTGTCGACCAATGAGGGATTCTTATGAAATCTGTTCTTGAGATGAACAAGAAGCCGGACATTCTtattgaggtttttttttttaaattgtcattactttttctgttatttttttagtagtgtttttatgttgttttatacagttacttattttttttttttctcagtcATCCCAAGGTGGTCCCACTCACAATGGATCTCAGTCTGAAGATGCTCTTCGTACTTCAGAAAATGAGGATGATGAAGATTCCActtcggaggaagacgaggatgATAAATTCGACGATGACAAAGGAGATGATCATCATGACGATGaaactgatgatgatgatgatgatctggGTGGAGATGGTGTTGGTGCTGGTCAGGATGAGGCTCACACGGGCGATGTTCGTAACGATGAGGGTGTTGTTGTCCCCGCGGTTGTTTCGAGGGATGATGATACCGGCAAGGTCGATGATGCCAAGAATTCTGACCCTGTGGAACCTATTGCAGAGATCAAACAGGTGTGTTTCTTGTTTGGACATCATTTTTGGTTTGTgcttttttttgtgtgtttctgtgttttgtgtttgttttaatagtgttttactgttttttttgttATCAGCCTGATCAGTCTCAAGGTGGGGAGGAGAACATTGATGTTGATGCAACAATTGCATCTGCTGTTAAAGCTGTGGAGAATTTGGTTtgtgtttatgtttttttttttttatatttgtatttatttggtattctattgttgtttttatggtgtttttattgtactgtttgaaatttaaaaataagtctTTTTATTTATCCTTTCTCTTTTTTAGATTGGTTCCTCAACTCATGCCCCTGCTCCTGTTGAGACTTCTGAGAAGACTGATCTTGAAATGGTTGTTTTTCAAGAGACTCCTATTTTACGTCCTCAAAAGAGGGATCGAAAGAAAGGAGCTGTTTTGAAATCCCCATTCATTGAGCTTGCTTCTGGTGCATCTAAATCAGGTTCATCCTCGGTTTCTCCTGATGATTCTGTGTATAAGGTCGTTAAATATGTGCGTGGTTTGTGCCCGTTGGACAACAAGATTGGTGAACCTGTTGATCCGCAATTGGAAGCTGAGTTTGTCAAGTGGGTTGATTCAGGTCTTAGAAAGCATAAATCTAAGTAAGTATTTTTGTAGGTGTTTTCAGTTGTATATCTGttattgttttctatttattttttattttttcatttctgttttgatatttttttatttgtttttttttagcaCAACAACTAATGTGTATTGTAAGGGTAAGGACACTATATTTCCGCCATTTCGTTTTGGTGTTGAGGACATCAGCAACAAGATGTGGTTTCACAACCTTGCCTACCCTAATTGTTTCCTTACCAATTctgtaagtttttattttattattattattattttacatattattttttttatctattttttttaatgtttttaagtgTTGTTCTGTTAGTTTTTTATAAGTTTGAATGTTTTTTCACTTACTTTTTTTTATCTGTTTGTTCAGCACATTGACATCATTTTCTATTATCTTCGTAAGAAAATAATGTACTCAGCCGAGCCGAAAATCAAAGTCACCACAACTGATTGCCTCTTTTGTTCTAGCATAACAACTTTGTATGAGAGGTTTGTTGAGAAAAACAACGATATATCGGTGTTGTCTCTTTCTCACAATGTGGCCCAGTACATTCAAGGTGGTAAGATATTATGTGCCACTCCTTGGCATTTGGTTGATC
This window harbors:
- the LOC133032435 gene encoding uncharacterized protein LOC133032435, yielding MVVFQETPILRPQKRDRKKGAVLKSPFIELASGASKSGSSSVSPDDSVYKVVKYVRGLCPLDNKIGEPVDPQLEAEFVKWVDSGLRKHKSNTTTNVYCKGKDTIFPPFRFGVEDISNKMWFHNLAYPNCFLTNSHIDIIFYYLRKKIMYSAEPKIKVTTTDCLFCSSITTLYERFVEKNNDISVLSLSHNVAQYIQGGKILCATPWHLVDHVVMPINVKLQDHWICGRLNIVDRRIYLYNSLRSGRYMTAAKEACKPFSVILPYYFSMLDFKGLRNETKFSTMEPFPIVAVDGLPEQVTA